GACTGACCCCACCTGCCCGCGACAGAACAACGCTTTTGCTCCTCGCCCGGCCATCTCCGGGTATGGTCGAACTCGTCCAGATCGGGCTCTTCGCCCTCGCCGTGGTCTTCATGCTCGCCCTCCGCTGGAAGTTCGGCGGGACGACCGAGGACGGCCCCAGCCACTCCGAGAACAACCCGTTCGTCGGTGACGACGACGACGAGCAACGCGGGTTCTGAGGCCGTCGCTGTTCGGGTTTTTACTATCAGAAGTTCGCGAGGGCAAGACGCTCCGTCTTGCCGCGCATGTCCTGCGGTCTCCCGCAGCCATGCGAGGGAAGGGATTTGAACCACCGTGCCAGCACAGCTGTCACGGGCTTCCGATTCGCAGGGAATCGGAACCTCGGTCGCAGGAAACCTGCTCCCTGATTCAAACCCCTCCGTTCGCAGTCAGGCGCTCCCGTCCGGTCGCGCCAGACATGCGAGGGAAGGGATTTGAACCCTTGGACCTCTACAGGAGCGGATCTTGAGTCCGCCGCCGTTTCCAGGCTTGGCTACCCTCGCACGCACCCGTATCTGTGCTGTCGGGGCGTTAAAACGTTGCGAACCGACCCCCGATTATCCGCCGAGGGGGAAGCGAGCCACGACGCAGTCGCCGGATTCGTCGGTGTCGACCACGGCCAGTTCGTCGACCACGACCGAGAGGGAGGGAGCGCGGTCGTTGAGGAACGTGACGACGGGGCCGAGTTGCGCGGGCGTGAGGTCGCCATGAACGAGGGTGACGTGGGGTTGCCACACCTCGGGACGGTAGTAGGTGTTGGGAGCCTCGGCCGCTCCGATGGCCACGTCGTAGACGGTCTGCTGGAGCAGTGAGAGGGCGTCGGTCCGGACGACCGGGCAGTGGACGACGGGTGATTCGCCCGGGAACACGCCGAGCCCGGCGGTCTGGACGACGAAGGGCTCGAATCCATCGGCGACAGAGGCGAGGTTCTGGTCGAGGTCGTCGCCGTAGCTCGC
This window of the Haloarchaeobius amylolyticus genome carries:
- a CDS encoding 2'-5' RNA ligase family protein; translated protein: MTHAIVTTLSGEHAEEVQRLWRDLHDRFGVAKCAPVPPHVSYHGAASYGDDLDQNLASVADGFEPFVVQTAGLGVFPGESPVVHCPVVRTDALSLLQQTVYDVAIGAAEAPNTYYRPEVWQPHVTLVHGDLTPAQLGPVVTFLNDRAPSLSVVVDELAVVDTDESGDCVVARFPLGG